The DNA region GAACTCATCGCGAGTTAACCATGGATGCTTATGGTGCTTACTCTCAACTTATTCGTCTACAAGAAGGAGAAAAAGAAGCTGAAGATAGCAGAACGTCTGAAGCAGATACATCCGGTGACTATTTAAATATAGAAAGTCACATGGCTAGATCTTCCACCCAAAGACACTCTTTTATGAGATCAACAAGCCAAACATCATCAGCAAGTCTTCGGCATTCTCAGTCACGTAGAGGCTTGTCTGGAGAAATAAAGAAAGCAGATATTGAACAAGGTCAACTTGATAATAAGGAAAAACCCAAAAGGGTACCTCTAACGCGTTTGGCCAGGTTGAACAAGCCTGAGGTTCCTGTCATACTGCTTGGAAGCATTGCTGCAATAATACATGGTGTCGTGTTCCCTATATTTGGCCTCTTGTTTTCATCAGTCATTAATATGTTTTTTAAGCCTCCAGAACAGCAGAGGAAAGAGTCCAGGTTATGGTCACTTCTATATGTAGGTTTGGGTTTGGTAACTCTAGTGGTTTTACCACTTCAGAATTACTTCTTTGGGATTGCTGGTGGAAAACTTATTGAAAGAGTTCGTTCATTGACATTTGAAAAGATTGTGCACCAAGAAATTAGATGGTTTGACGATCCTGCAAATTCAAGGTATGTTCAAAATGTATTTTACTTCAACACAAAATAAAGAAACTTATCATGTATTGATTCCTTCTACTCATGAAACTGAAAGAAATGATTCACCTTGCAGTGGTGCAGTTGGTGCAAGGTTATCTACCGACGCTTCAACTGTGAAAAGTCTTGTTGGTGACACATTGGCCCTCGTTGTGCAAAACATATCAACGATCACAGCTGGTCTACTTATATCATTCACTGCTAACTGGATTCTTGCTTTTATAGTTTTGGCTGTCTCACCTATGGTTCTTATGCAAGGAGTCGTTCAGATGAAGTTTCTTAGAGGTTTTAGTGCTGATGCCAAGGTTAGTCTTACTTGCAGTTTTGCCAATTACATTGCGGGAGTTATACATAGTGGAAATCATGAGTTGTTTTTATGTAGGTGATGTATGAAGAGGCAAGTCAAGTGGCAAATGATGCTGTTAGTAGCATAAGAACCGTTGCATCATTTTGCGCAGAATCAAAAGTGATGGACATGTACCGGAAAAAGTGTTTAGGGCCAGAGAGACAAGGTGCTCGCTTGGGGCTTGTTAGTGGAGCAGGATTTGGTTTCTCCTTTTTTGCTCTATATTGCACAAATGCTTTCACTTTCTATATAGGATCTATTTTAGTGCAACATGGGAAAGCAACGTTTCAGGAGGTTTTCAGGGTACAATCATTCAATCAACTTAGCATCCTTTAATTTTACTTGATGTTTACTTTGATCCGGTTCTTACAAGATAACGTATGCAGGTTTTCTTTTGTTTAACAATGACAGCAATCTCCGTTTCCCAGTCTAGTGCATTGGCACCAGACGCTAACAAGGCCAGAGATTCCACAGTTTCAATATTTGAAATTCTTGACAGCAAACCTGATATTGATTCCAGCAGCAAGGAGGGTGTAACACAAGGAACGGTAGTTGGTAATATTGAACTTCAACATGTCAGCTTTAACTACCCAACAAGGCCCCATATTCAAATTTTCAAAGATTTAAGCCTAAGCATCCCATCTGCAAAGGTAAACTTTTGGTTGTACAAATCAGTTTATTGAGAATGTGTTATGTACTATTTAAATTGACAATGTCTTTGCAGACTGTTGCCTTGGTTGGAGAAAGTGGCAGTGGAAAATCAACAGTTATAAGCCTTTTAGAGAGATTTTATGACCCTGATTCTGGACATGTGTACCTAGATGGAGTGGATATCAAAAAGTTCAGATTAAGCTGGTTGAGGCAACAAATGGGTTTGGTTGGTCAAGAGCCTATTCTTTTCAACGAAAGCATTCGTGCCAACATAGCTTATGGCAAAGAGGGAGGTTCTACCGAGGATGAGATAATTGCAGCAGCTAAAGCAGCCAATGCACATAGCTTCATAAGTTCTCTTCCAAATGGTTATGAAACCTCTGTTGGGGAAAGAGGCACACAGCTTTCTGGTGGACAAAAGCAACGTATTGCTATTGCGAGAGCCATGCTGAAAAACCCAAAAATACTTTTGCTTGATGAGGCGACAAGTGCACTTGATGCCGAGTCAGAGCGTGTAGTTCAAGAGGCTCTAGACAAAGTGAGTGTCAACAGAACTACTGTGGTGGTGGCTCACCGTCTCACGACAATTCGAGGGGCGGATACTATAGCAGTAATTAAAAATGGGGTTGTTGCAGAAAAGGGAAGACATGATGTGTTAATGAAGATTAAGGATGGTGTTTATGCTTCATTAGTAGCTCTTCATTCAAGTGCATCATAAGATATTTCAATTTTCCACTTCCAACCTACTATTGGTTTTGCTTTAGATTCTAAATATAATCATTCGGGTCTGTGTTAGGATTATATGCAGACTAAAGTATATACTATATATCGACGATCTTTAAAATGCAATATGATGTGTTCACAACCTCATCTCTCATCTATTGGCTGGATGGCTTGTGCTGCGCAAAGAAACGGTTTTCACTAGATCAAGAAATCTATTGGTTCATTGGTCTGACCAATGAATCGGTTGAGTTACACCGGTTTTCACTAGATCAATTACAATTATGATTTGATGAATTTACCGGACCTTTCCAACTTTGGTTCACGGTCTAATCGGTGCAGACAGCCAGAAGGGTCCGAATTTTAAAATACTATGTAATGATATAACACTGACAAGCCCTAACCTAACACCTTATTTTTCAGGTGGTGCTGGACGTTTATTCTAGTACATCTATCACTTTTTGTTCAGCACAAAATGATGCAACGGTTCTGATGCTACCAAGAGTGTCATTTGCCATCTGACTTGCCTCTTCATACTTCACTAAGAGACCCACTAACTATTCCTACTAACTTGCTAGCCCACTAATTAACAGGTGAGATAATTAAGCAACTCATAACAAACTGAACAATAAATTCCTAATATCAAATAAAGTAAGTTTGACTTAGTTTTCAATATCACCCCTAAATTCAAACTTGCATAGACCCAGTTACTAAGCTTCGAAATAGTCACGAATCAGCATTTCCACTCCCATCTTCTTTTTGCAGCTTCTCATTTATGATCATAGGAGTCACAACAGCCACACAATTACTCAACTGAAATTTCT from Lathyrus oleraceus cultivar Zhongwan6 chromosome 1, CAAS_Psat_ZW6_1.0, whole genome shotgun sequence includes:
- the LOC127080066 gene encoding ABC transporter B family member 9, which translates into the protein MARSTEVHDNSSPPSPSTQNHEIRETKTNQKVPFYKLFNFADRLDVTLMIIGTIAAVANGLSQPLMTLIFGKLINAFGGSDPSAIVKQVSKVSLLFVYLAVGAGTASFLQVSCWMVTGERQAARIRSLYLKTILKQDIAFFDTETNTGEVIGRMSGDTILIQDAMGEKVGKFVQLASNFFGGFVIAFIKGWRLAVVLLACMPCVIIAGGFMSMMMAKMSSRGQVAYAEAGNVVDQTVGAIRTVASFTGEKKAIERYNSKIKVAYTATVNQGIVSGLGMGTLLLIVFCTYGLAMWYGSKLVIEKGYSGGSVITVIIALMTGGMALGQASPCINAFASGQAAAYKMFETIERKPKIDAYDTSGVVLEDIKGDIELKDVYFRYPARPDVQIFAGFSLFVPSGTTTALVGQSGSGKSTVISLLERFYDPDAGEVLIDGVNLKNLQLKWIREQIGLVSQEPILFTTTIRENIAYGKEGATDEEITAAIKLANAKKFIDKLPQGLDTMAGQNGTQLSGGQKQRIAIARAILKNPRILLLDEATSALDAESERIVQEALEKIILKRTTVVVAHRLTTIRNADTIAVVHQGKIVEKGTHRELTMDAYGAYSQLIRLQEGEKEAEDSRTSEADTSGDYLNIESHMARSSTQRHSFMRSTSQTSSASLRHSQSRRGLSGEIKKADIEQGQLDNKEKPKRVPLTRLARLNKPEVPVILLGSIAAIIHGVVFPIFGLLFSSVINMFFKPPEQQRKESRLWSLLYVGLGLVTLVVLPLQNYFFGIAGGKLIERVRSLTFEKIVHQEIRWFDDPANSSGAVGARLSTDASTVKSLVGDTLALVVQNISTITAGLLISFTANWILAFIVLAVSPMVLMQGVVQMKFLRGFSADAKVMYEEASQVANDAVSSIRTVASFCAESKVMDMYRKKCLGPERQGARLGLVSGAGFGFSFFALYCTNAFTFYIGSILVQHGKATFQEVFRVFFCLTMTAISVSQSSALAPDANKARDSTVSIFEILDSKPDIDSSSKEGVTQGTVVGNIELQHVSFNYPTRPHIQIFKDLSLSIPSAKTVALVGESGSGKSTVISLLERFYDPDSGHVYLDGVDIKKFRLSWLRQQMGLVGQEPILFNESIRANIAYGKEGGSTEDEIIAAAKAANAHSFISSLPNGYETSVGERGTQLSGGQKQRIAIARAMLKNPKILLLDEATSALDAESERVVQEALDKVSVNRTTVVVAHRLTTIRGADTIAVIKNGVVAEKGRHDVLMKIKDGVYASLVALHSSAS